In one window of Gossypium arboreum isolate Shixiya-1 chromosome 4, ASM2569848v2, whole genome shotgun sequence DNA:
- the LOC128291597 gene encoding uncharacterized protein LOC128291597 encodes MKSGACFKCGSLDHFLRDYPKRNEKEVEVALKLSAPIARGRPPRYPESASGSRAVAKDTVKLEARAPTRTYTIRAREEASTLDIITGKANVVTDALNRKSLFTLRAMDTRLALLDDGSILAELKARPTFLQEIYDTQTNDSDLHAKRIQCESGIKLDFQIGPDRCLMFRDRVCIPKDDELIRKILQEAHDSCLSILLGSTKIKDLARTGNR; translated from the exons ATGAAGAGCGGTgcatgtttcaaatgtggttctcttgaccacttcctcaggGATTACCCAAAGCGAAAtgaaaaagaagtggaagtagCCCTGAAGTTAAGCGCTCCCATTGCACGAGGTAGACCTCCTAGATATCCTgaaagtgctagtggcagtcgagctGTGGCTAAAGACACTGTAAAATTAGAGGCTCGAGCCCCGACAAGAACTTATACAAtacgcgctcgagaggaagcctctactcTTGAcattattacgg gaaaggcgaatgtggtcaccgATGCATTAAATAGAAAATCCTTGTTTACATTGAGAGCCATGGACACTCGATTGgcgttgcttgatgatggttcaattttggcagAGCTAAAagctaggccgacatttctgcaggaaatttaTGATACTCAAACTAATGACAGTGACTTACATGCTAAAAGAATTCAGTGTGAGTCGGGCATTAAATTAGATTTTCAGATCGGTCCTGAtagatgtttgatgtttagagatagAGTTTGTATACCcaaagatgatgagcttattcgcaaaatcttgcaagaagcacatgatagcTGTTTGTCTATTCTTCTgggaagtactaagat aaaggatttagccaggACAGGTaaccgttga